From a single Candidatus Fusobacterium pullicola genomic region:
- a CDS encoding phage tail protein gives MAYRGLTTSGANYLATRLAQELPVEFTKVQIGAGTPAGNPADVTELQNYKLDAKILKKSQENNTVEITIQVVNDNVEQGFYLKEIGVFVNDDTEKLYWYCNEDNAQYIPAKTDSAIAFEIDIKMEVTNVESPILNWSGQGTWVNKDYLEEVLRNYTPNTRQMTAGKGLTGGGNFTSDKTFNVVSANDGIIVNENNIQLNPVDDLSNSSTTRALAANQGLILDNKDKGIVGGYNGKFPLTSATKGNIYLLENTQKYYICITDYNGSKLTTPNANFEELSVYTNRSKLDNLPKEFDFGSNAINAPSNGTVITINFNKIFSSPPTVVAGEAGYFAQTSVEVTYRIYDITTSSFKVVIIKNGATHSPTISWIAML, from the coding sequence ATGGCATACAGAGGATTAACAACATCAGGAGCTAACTATTTAGCTACAAGACTTGCTCAAGAGCTGCCTGTTGAATTTACAAAAGTACAGATAGGAGCAGGTACACCAGCAGGAAATCCCGCTGATGTGACAGAGCTTCAAAACTATAAGTTGGATGCTAAAATTTTAAAAAAATCCCAAGAAAATAATACTGTAGAGATAACTATTCAAGTTGTAAATGACAATGTTGAACAAGGATTTTATCTTAAAGAAATAGGAGTATTCGTTAACGATGATACAGAAAAACTGTATTGGTACTGTAACGAGGACAATGCTCAATACATTCCAGCAAAAACAGACAGTGCTATAGCTTTTGAAATTGATATAAAAATGGAAGTAACAAATGTGGAGAGTCCTATTTTAAACTGGAGTGGGCAGGGAACATGGGTCAATAAAGACTATTTAGAGGAAGTTTTAAGAAATTACACTCCTAATACTAGACAAATGACTGCTGGAAAAGGATTAACTGGAGGAGGAAACTTTACTAGTGATAAAACTTTTAATGTAGTGAGTGCAAATGATGGAATAATCGTAAATGAGAACAACATACAGCTAAATCCGGTTGATGATCTATCAAATTCGAGTACAACAAGGGCTTTAGCAGCCAATCAAGGGCTTATTTTAGATAATAAAGACAAAGGAATTGTAGGAGGATATAATGGAAAATTTCCACTTACGAGTGCTACAAAAGGTAATATTTATTTATTAGAAAACACTCAAAAGTACTATATTTGTATTACAGATTATAACGGCTCTAAGCTTACTACACCGAACGCTAACTTTGAGGAATTGAGTGTATATACAAATCGAAGTAAATTAGATAATCTACCAAAAGAATTTGATTTCGGTTCAAATGCTATAAATGCCCCTTCTAATGGAACTGTTATAACTATAAATTTCAATAAAATTTTTTCGTCACCCCCAACAGTTGTAGCGGGAGAGGCTGGGTATTTTGCACAAACCTCTGTTGAAGTTACTTATAGGATTTACGATATAACAACTAGTTCGTTTAAAGTTGTGATTATTAAAAATGGTGCAACACACAGTCCTACAATATCTTGGATAGCTATGCTTTAA
- a CDS encoding YmfQ family protein, protein MRVIDVLNYLPDFMQEYKEIKCLLQIENEELRKEYEEIERAFSNSFIFGTDKQGIAIFESMMKIYPKSTDTLQERQNRVYAKWNAVLPYTWRWLEEYLRAYFNNESTVATPVLFNNDYRLDVRLEKEEQFNEHDYSLFKELRVLIPANLTLNIVNVIPEKRGDFFIKSAVIYKLKKQIEDKAVDTVSTGEYFIRSGIVYKIKKEMV, encoded by the coding sequence ATGAGAGTAATTGATGTTCTGAATTACTTGCCTGATTTTATGCAGGAATACAAAGAAATAAAATGTCTATTACAAATAGAAAATGAGGAGTTGCGAAAAGAGTATGAAGAGATTGAAAGGGCCTTTAGCAACTCTTTTATTTTTGGTACTGATAAGCAGGGAATAGCAATTTTTGAAAGTATGATGAAGATATATCCTAAATCTACTGATACTCTTCAAGAAAGACAAAATAGAGTGTATGCTAAATGGAATGCTGTTCTACCATATACTTGGAGATGGTTGGAGGAGTATTTAAGGGCTTATTTTAATAATGAATCTACTGTAGCGACACCTGTTTTATTTAATAATGATTATAGATTAGATGTTAGACTCGAGAAAGAAGAGCAATTCAATGAACATGATTATAGCCTTTTCAAAGAGTTAAGGGTTTTAATTCCAGCTAATTTAACCCTTAATATAGTAAATGTGATTCCGGAAAAAAGAGGAGATTTTTTTATAAAAAGTGCCGTAATTTACAAATTGAAAAAACAAATAGAGGATAAAGCGGTTGATACTGTTTCGACTGGAGAATACTTTATTAGAAGTGGTATTGTATATAAAATTAAAAAGGAGATGGTATAA